CAGTCTCAACGCtctaaaaaaattagaaataaggGATTGTCCAAATGTGACATTCATTCTGGAAGAGGGGATTCCTACCCATCTCACTTCGCTTAGAATTGGTGGACCCAATATCTGGAAGGCAATACTTGAGAGGGATTTGCATACACTCACTTGTCTTAAATCTCTCTCCATATCAAATGGGTGTCCGGATGCTGTGTCATTTCCTCAAGATGAGATAGGAGTCACACTGCCCTCCTCTCTCACCCATCTCTGCATCTCGGATTTCCCAAAACTGGAGAGCCTATCCTCCAATGGCTTTCGCAACCTCAGTTCTCTCCAGTACTTGACTATCGAAAATTGCCCAAACCTCAAGACTCTTCCGGGAAACAACATGCTTTCTTCGCTTTTGGAGCTAAATATCGTGGGGTGTCCAATGATGGAAGAACGGTGCAAAAGGGATAAAGGACCTGAGTGGTCCAAAATTACCCACATACCTTATGTTGCTATTAGGGCTCAGACACAAGTTCTTCAGAGAAACAATAATTGATGAAGCAAATTTTCAGGTATGTCACTTTGGGTTCATGATATCCAatacaaaatttattttattgattattttcttttacaattatagTCCTATTCTATAACTAGAAAAACAAAATATATGGTCCCTTGGCTGGGTCaggaatattattattttaaaataggaGTTATTTTAAGATTCACtgaaaaatagaataattaattTTTGTAATGGTTTCAATTAGCTAAGTCAAGTGAAGCACcaaaaaaacaacaaaattttgttttaccctattatttattattcattcCAAGGTTCTAACCATTAATTCCTGCTATTTGAAATACCGGCATATTGAATCTATTTATGGATTTTGCTTTTCTCTAGCCTGTTATTATTGATGTTATTGTCCAGCCGGCAATGCCTTGCTGCTGTTTATATCCTAAtgttaaaggactaaaatgtttACTTGGCACTGATGAAGGAATTGCATTGCTCCTCTGATACTGACCTATGCATGAATATCCTAATATATTGCTATTTGGTCATGTGAAAGTTGAGAGATTATGATGCAACTTTTTTAACACGGCTTCATATATTTTGTTCTTGCAGTTGTTCCTCCGTTAAATGTGACGAAACAGCCTTTCCAACCAAATGATGCAAAACTGATGAAGAACTAAAGATCATTGATGTTAGTTTAGCAGGAATTTGGCCGACAATCAGAGGATGTCACAGGTTTATGATAAATGGAAATACTCCTGAATTTATTTGTTATTAAGAGTAATTTGGCTGAAATCCAATGAAGAGGATGTCTGAGGTATATGAATTTATTTGTAACCTTTAGAATTTGCTAATTAGGAAAACTTAGATAAGCTCTCTTATTCCTAAATTATTTGcatgttcaaatatatatatcGCTTTAATTGATAGGTGTTTGATAACTTTCTTGGGTTTCACATCATTTGATTAGTTATCAACTAATGAAAGCCCTTTGACCAAAACATGCAGGACTCCTTGGGAAAATGCAGACCTTTTCTCAAGCGAAAGGGTTGAGCTAATTTCATAGGCTTTTGCTTGGATGAGCTTTACATGGGTACGCTTCCATTATACCAAAAACTTTTGTTTTTCATACCGTGCCTCTAATACCGTATAGCTATTTACACTTTGAATCTTTGTTTGCAGACACTTATGACAGTGACTACAAGGCTCGTGTATGTTAGTTTTGCATGATTGGATTTGTTACCAATGGCTGTAGCTTGTGGATCCTCGGCTTCAAAGTCTGTCTCTATTGTTGGAATTTCTCTTTCTTTATTATGTTTAGGAATAATCACTTCTCGATGATAGTTAAGCTAGAGTTATGTATTTATTGTGATCATGTAGCCGCAATTTTATATTATAGTGAAGTTTTTCAGTGGGCTCTTGAGTCCCGTGGTTTTTACTCTTTGATTTAAAAAGATTTTCCACGTAAAAATTGTATCTCGTGATTGATGCTTTGTGATTATTCTTGGCTGCTTCTATGTTTTATGGAGAATATTTAAAGTTATTTGTGCTCTCGTAATCGCCGGAAAAAAGCTGCAGTTATGCTTGCATCTCTTCGGTTGTGGAGCAGAGCATTCTacgaaaataaataaagaataaaacaTTATCAGGCATGAGAAGCTGCAAATCAAACTTCACATCTGAGACTGAATTCTCTTTGATTCACTGATGTCTAGTATTTGGTATTGGTAAAcctcaaaattacatttttttaaagaaaaaatgaaTACATAAGAAGTCCTCCATCTCCTACAATTATAAAATGAATCATTTTCTTAAATATAATTTAGTCATAGTATAACATCTGTTTAAAATAAAGTATGTGTAACTAACTTACAGGATAACCAGCAGACTGCAATTTGATAGAAACAGCCGAATGAAACCATGGAAGAAGCGAAGAACTACTCCAGAAGCTTGTTTGAAAGTTAATGGGTTAGTAAAGGAGACTGTTTTTGCCATATCCAAACCATCTATTTTTCTAAACTACAATTACGTTTGAATACTTGAGGCCATCTAGTCTGCTATCCTAACTCGACCTCGTAGATTGTGCTGGTAATTTGTTAAAAACATGGAGGCGGCAGTCATCGAGCTCCAACTTTCATGTTATCCTCACTACCTTAAGCTCATGCATCAGAGAAGCCTAGAGAGGTAAAGAGGAAACACAACATCATACGAAGGCCAGTTATTCTAGTGATGAAACGATTACTTTCCAAGCAATACTCTTAGCAACCCGATCTCAGGTTGGGCAGTACGGGTCAGAAAAGGGTAATCACTCGATTCTAAAAACCAACATTCTTAAGACCAAAGACCACTTTCACGGTTTGACCTTAATATTTCAAAATTCGAGCTGCAAGAAGATGGTTTGTCCTCAATTAAAGGCGAACTTGGAGGGCTTTCGATGATTTACATGCATTTTCACGACCATCAGGTTGGCAGATTCCATCATATGGATGAAAACAAATATGCAATTAATCCCCTATTCTTGCCATTCCATGGAACCATACGACACTGGAAAATGTCTCCTTCGAGTCCTTTGACTTGATTTGCTTTTTTCGCAAACCCAACACCATAAAGGAGAAATAAAGATACTTGATTACTGAAAGAATATTGTACTTACGTCAAGCACAGTTCAAACTTCTTGACTCCAATTCGCAGAAATAGTATTACTTGAACACATCACAGCATGCAGAGTGGTGAAAGGTTACACGCTCCTTACGATCCAGCTACTTGGCTGTAATAAATATGGGATCCAATTTACAGAGATATGAaacagaaaatttaaaaaaaaaatttaaaattttaaaaattttaaaaaaatatattaaaattgatatagagttataaaaattataaaaaaaaaaccagaaaAACTTGAATTGGACCCGTTAACCTAAAATCGACAAGGGTGACCGGTTGACCTGGGAACCTAGTGGTTgaattaattttctattttttaaattatttttaacaaatcaaaattttattatccAATTATTAGCATATGACAGAATGAGATATTTAACTAAGATTTTCAGAACCAGACCAATAGTCAAATTGGTTAAGCCACCAATTTATTAGTTCAATTAATTCATTTACttcgattaaataaaaaattcaaaaataaaaataataaaaaaatcggTTCAGTTGTCCGATTCCCAGGCCAACTGGTTCATGGCTTTCATCAGACCAATACCCTTATCGATTTCGGTCTAATCGATCCAATCAACTAATTCGATCAAGTTCAAGTTTTTAtaatctttttataatttttataagtttatatcaattttaatacttttgattttttataacttttttatttttataaaattttaatacgtTTTATacacttttaaaatatttaaaatattttttatcacttttataatttattagatttcttttatcattttataactttatatcaattttcatatattttaatattatattaagctAGAAGCCGCCACATGTCACCATTTGATTTATGCGTCAATTTATTTTAACAGTCAATTTGATTAATGATGGAAATCATTAACGGGAggcttaattgattattttaattaaatttaagggCTTAATTGGGTGCATGTTTAATACAGTGACGTCGCGTTCAGCTCATCGAGACTCCATGCATCACGTCGTCAGGACAATAGGTTCTTCTCATTAGGACATGGTGTGTCATGTTGTCGGGACATCAACTCTTCTTCATCACGATGTCGACTTTGTTTCTTCTGAAAAACAATACAAAACACACTCCATGAAAATTAAAGAAGGATTCCATGTTCCAACCTACACGAACCAACACGAAAGACTAGGCCAGTTCAAAATCTCCAATTTTGTGCTTGGTTTCTgtagtatataatatatatagattttgtattatatattatataaagtattttgaaataaaatatattattataactttatgttatttataatatatatacattcatacaACAATAGTATGGacatataatatgtatatataatgtggaaaggaaaaataatataatataaagaaaaGAATGTTGTGAAAATGTGCCATTGATTTTAATAGAAGTCACaccttttatttcaatttttagtttaaaatttaaaattaaaaaatgtttcttatcatgaaacattataATTATTTGGCTTCATTTCTTTGTGAATAGTTGTATTACAAGCAATTATTCATGTGTTAGATTGAAGACTTAAATGAGTTTTTTTCTATTAAGTGTTCTTTGGAATCATTCCGATTTGTTAGAACAATTTAACAATAATCATATTGTTCTAATCCAAGATAAAGATATTGTATATTGGACTATTATTTCTTGATTGTCCTCTATGATAGAGGAAAAATAAACTATTCTTAAAATATATAGTTTCTATGAAATGTCTtgtctttataattttttttttttgcaaatattAATAAGAACTGGTTTCCTCGTATCCATTTCAAAATGCCATTGGCTCTTTTATTATCACTCAAAATACCACAACTTCGTCATATAATTTGAATTTCTCAAAAGTTTCAATATAAACTATTGAATGCAATAGccttcaagaagtttttggacaTGGACTTGTTTCAAAGCAATTCTAGGCTTCCGGGTCTTTAATGGCAATTCTAATCTGTTAACCTTAtaaactattttaaaaaaaaataatgaataataatttatattaggtTATATTGCTGGTGCGTTGGGATAAAGATAAACTTACGAGAAATTAATAAAAGTTTCAATGTGTATATCAATGCCAATTTCTTTAAAGTTCTATTCTCACCAACCTATGTTATGGTGAGCAAAAGAGTCACTGTCAAATGAACATCGAGGATTGATTGTCTACGCTTTGATCTGACGGAAACAACCCATTAAGCATTGAGTGGAGTATAGCAATGATAtcaatttctattaaaaaaaattatgcagTAAttctttatagaataatctaggaatataaaatatgataagaGAATAGAAAGAAACTTAGTTTCTATGTTTTTAGGTATATCCTACAAATAAAATTCATCTCCTATTTATAGGAGGTCTTATGTTTCTTCATAGGGACATAACTACTTAAATAGATAATCATATATTTATccataaatataattattcaataaATATTTGCTTGAATAATTATGACGCTTTCTTATTAATGAAGTGGTCTAATTTAAATGGACTCTCAAGTCCCGTGATTTTTACCCGTTGATTTAAaggggttttccacgtaaaaaatttgtgtttcgTACTATTGATGCTTTGTTATTATTCTTAGTtgcttttgtgtttttttttttaagagaaTATTTAGAGCTATTTGTGTTGTTGTAATAACCGAGAAAGAATTGCAGTTATGCTTGCACCTCTTCGGTTGTGGAGCAGAGCATTCTATGAaaataattaaagaataaaacatCATCAAAATATCAAATACCAGAAGCTGCACGGTTTCACCTTAATATTTCAAAATTCGAGCTGGAAGAAGATGGTACGTCCTCCTTTCGATGATTTATATTCATTTTCACGAAACTCAGGTTGGCAAATTCCGTCATAGAGAGAGAAACATGGGCGTCCAAGGGATGAAAACAAATGTGCAATTAATTCCCTATTCTTGCCATTCCATGGAACCATACACCACCGGAAAATATCTCCTTCGAGTCCTTTGACTTGATTTGCTTTTTTTGCAAACCCAACACCATAAAGGAGAAATGCTGCAACATATACAACTCAAATATTCACTTCTAATTCAAAATAAAGATGCTTGAACTACTGAAAGAGGATTGTACTTACGTCAAGCATAGTTCAAATTTCTTGACTCCAATTCTCAGAAAGAATACAACTTGAACCCAGATTTCTTACAATCACAGCATGCAAAGTGGTGAAAGGAAGAAGCTTCCCCCCTTACGATCCAGCTACTTGGCTGCAATAAATATAGGATTCAATTTACAGATATATAAAACAGAAAATTAAAACAAGGAGAGAATTGAATAGCtacaaaattgttaaaaattaaaccagatttcttaacaaataataattttttgttaaaattataaaaaatatttattacaattaatatagagttataaaaattataaaaaaccatAAAACTTGAATTGAACCAGTTATCCTTAAATTGGTAAAGGTACCAGTACGAAGAAAGCCATTAGACCGATTGATCTGGAACCCGGTGGTTGAATcaacttttttgtttttttttgaatatttttatcaaacaaaaatttatttaTCGAACTATTGGCATACATATTTTAACCAAGATTTTCAAAATTAGAACCAATAGTCAAACCAATCAAACTACGTGTTTGTTAGTTCGACTGAtttgtttaattcaatttaataaaaaaattcaaaaaacaattataaaaaattgatttaattatcCAATTCTCAAACCAACTAGTCTAATGGCTTTTGTCGGACCAATATCCTTGTCAATTTCAATCTAATCAATTCAACCAACTAATTCGATCTAActcaaatttttatgatttttttataattttataagtttatatcaattttaatacttttaattttttttatttttatataaattttaatacgttttataaaattttacaatatttaaaatatttgttattagttttataatttattaaaatttattagaatttttataaaatttatatattttttataaaatttataactttatatcaattttcataattttaatattttttaatatctaataatttttatacttttcgatatttttatttttatcatttttgaaaaaatattatattaatttagaagTCAACATGTCACCATTTGTTTAGTGCGTCAATTTATTTTAATGGTAAATTTGATCAATGACAAATAACTTTAATGGATGggcttaattgattattttaattaatgataagAGCTTAATTGGGTGCATATTTAATACAGTGACGTTGCATTTAGCTCGTTGGGACGCCATGCATTGCATCATTAAGACTACGAATTCGTCTCGTTAGGATGTGGCGTGTCATATCATTGGGACATCGGTTCTTTCTCGTCATGATGTTGACTTTTTTTTCAAAATGTGAGATGCACTCTACGAAGATTAAAAAGAATTCCATGTTCCAACCTACACAAACCAACACGAAAAATTAGACATGTTCAAAATCTCCAATTTTATGCTTCATTTCCGtcgtatataatatatatagattttatattttatatgatataaaatattttaaaataaaatatattattataattttatgttatttataatatatatatatatacacacatacataCAACAATGGTGTAGacatataatatgtatatataatgtggaaagaaaagaaggagattaataaaaagaaagaaatgttGTGAAAATGTGCCATTGATTTTATTAGAAGTCCCacctttttatttcaaatttttagttcAAAATTTGAAGTTAAAAAATATGTCTTATTAACAGTCACCCAACTTTAAGGTAGTTAATAAAATAATCACTTAGGTTTCATCTCATTCACctaacttttgaaaaataacaaaacagtcactaacATTATAAAAAAGTGACAAAACAATTACTGACTAGCAGTTTCCGTTAGTGTCTTAACAGAACCGATGATGTCGCAAGTAGACTAGCTGATGAGgccagttaacttgccacgttggatgaagaaattgaaaaaaaaaacctaaaaaaaccctaaacttttccATCCTAGCAAAGGCCATCAATTAAACCACTTAACGTGAAAACTTTGGGCATTAATCCTGATTCCAGCATCTCTTTATGCAGCCGGAATGCCTCCTTGATATTACCATTTTTCCAATACCCATTAATCAAAGCTGTGTAAGCCACCACATCTGGAACAAGACCTTTGATAACCATTTCGGAGTAAAATCCCACGGCAGCTTCCATGTTTCCAGTCTTGCAATAACCATCAATCAATGTAGAGAAAGTGATAACATTTGGTTCTACACCATTTTCGTTCATTTGAGAGCATATCTCCAAAGCCTTCTCCATGCTCCCCACTTTACAATACCCATCAATCAGGGAATTGTAAGTCACAGAATTAGCCAAAACTCCATCTTTGTTCATTTTCTGCAATAAAAAGCTCCCATCCTCCACTTTACCAACAGTACAAAGACCCTTAATTATGCTTGTACGGGCCCAATTTTGCCCGGCCCTTTAGAAAACCTGTTAATGATAATAAAACCCAAAATCTAATGTTCAAATTACAAATAATCAGCAGACCTAAATTACCCAATCTAAGCCCAACTAAGCCCTAACCCGGATGGCCCGATAGGCCCAATGGCTAAACCAAGTTCCAGCCAAGCCTAACCCTAATTTCCCCCTAGCGCCGTACCCCATCCACGTGCACCGTCAGCGCGTCCAACGCCCGAGGTCCGGCTCCCCTTTGTCCCGTGGCACTAAAATGTCCATCTACGGCCTCATTGACCTTTGTGCACCTGCAAAAAGAGCAAAAAAGGAAGCAAAGCAAAAGTAGGGCAGAAACGAAgtaagaaaaacaaaaaacatAGACAATAGCAAATCAATGATATTTTTGGCTATAAAGCCCGAAATGAAACATATTGTATTTTACACACGACTATTGAAATACAAAAAGCAGtccaaaaaaatcaaaaagatgATTTTCGAGTGcttctgtttctttttttttttttttgaatctgTCCTTTGTTTTTTTAGATTTGGCATATGTTTTtagcataacaaaataaaagggaaaagaaaaaagaatcacCTCTTGCGATTCAGCCACCGGTTCCTTTTCACTTCGTTGAAATTGAAGCCTAAGAGGAACCTCAAGGCTAAAACCACCCTTTTGGAATCCGAAGTCGTAGCCGTCATTCGTGGTGGTAGATCGGCATATGGAAGAAAGAATTTAGGGTTTGCTAGTTGAGAAGAAAGGGGGTTGGGGAATGCATAAGGGATTCGGCTGAATGAAGGCTTGATTTTGGCCTTTTTAAGCAAACaaaaacggcaccgtttcaaCCAATCTAAATGGttcaaaaacgacgtcgtttggtaGGCCTTAACCGTGCGACCCGACCCGATTACCCCTGGGATCCGCGTGTTCTTGCGGTGAGGGGATATTTCCAATATAGGTCCTTCCCCTTTCACATAGCATTCAAATCGGCCTGTATTcgcatttatttttcttttaaattttcccGTAATTTTGTGCTCGTTTGCACTTTGGTCTGAACTTCAGTGTTGCGTTTTAAGACCCAGGGTATTTCCAATTTTGGACCCTGAGCGTTCGCACGCGTTACGCATTGGCCCTTGcttcaattttaataatttattttattcataaattgtccccattattttttttttaattgagtcCTCTATACTTATAACGCATCGTTTTAAAAAGGAACTCATtaatttcttttttgttttgttgaaattactCTAAGAATTTTaccccttttttatttattttaaagttcCACATTATGTTATTTTAACAACTAATATAATATTTCGTCTAAATATTCTTTATTTGTACATGTCTTATTTTAAGTGAGTTTTGGACTAGTAAGGTCTATTATTTTAAGGTTTCTaacatttctatatatatatatatatacgtattaagCTATTATAATAACCCTATTCTGTTTTTGTAAAATCACCTTTAAATTCTTTAGCATACTATTTCAGCGTTCCATATTATATTTCATTCAAATGTTTTACATCTAGATGAATATATATATTACTGTTATACTTATATAGCTCATGGTGAAATTAGCTCTTATCCCATATTATGAATGCCATGTTACTTTACATGCATAACTTCTttttaatctatatatatatatatacatatatatatatatacacatatacacgTATACTTCAAAACcttatgtatataaaatatattttatcatattcttttgttattttaaaacttttcacatctTACGTGTTCTTCACATTTTATTATACGTATATGGTCAAGCCTAAGTAGATattcttttttaaatatattttgtacACTATTTGACTCAAATTTCTTCTTTTatagtatatattttaataattatttatatatttaaagttCTTTTTATATATGTAAGTTATTCTAAATTCTAGCATGTGTTTTGTAAATCTATTGTGTATATTTCCTATGATTATATTTTATCATGCATTCTTACTATTCTTTCATACTACATGTatcattcaaattttattttattgcatGTATCTTTAAATGTTTTTAACACCTTGTATTACTTGACTTTAAAATCTTCATTTTATGATGCACATTTTATATGATCATATATTTCTAGTGATTTTTTTATCCACCAATCCATcatataatatacatattaagTGTTTATCATTGTTTTAAACTCGTGTTGTACCATATTGTTTTTTATTTGCATTTTGTCTTGTGCATCTtatattgattattttattttactctaTATATGTTGTCGTTGCATATTATTTGTTCATTGTTTTATGTTGTCATGTTTATTATCCCCCCTGCACGATCGAAATTGACTTATATTACCAAGTTAGTTATACTTAGTTGTTTAAGTgtttgttagttgattaaataagtcaTATTATCTTCACTCTTCTCTTGTCGTATTTTATGCGTACATATATTACCCCATATCATCGTTTTCCACTTGGTTTTTGAGACGTGGTcttataaaatccaaatttttatgattaatttcgtcttatttcaaatcgaattaatgcgctttaagctagttttataatcATTCATGTCTTCcaaaaatcctttaaaacgaaggcgatgttcgatatttgacaattcgcggaatcgtgccctaacgtgctgggttgcaatttatcgtttgctcaaaataatcgaatgtccCTTTAGAATTTCATGCAGgctttctaaaaactctttaaaacgaaggtaatactcaatgtttggcaattcgggaatcgtgcccaatcgtgctgggttgcgatttcctatcggttcaaaataatcgaatatcccctttagaatttcactcatgtttcttaaaaattctaaaaataaggcAAGGCTCGATGTTTAGAAATTTGAGGAAtcatgccctactgtgctgggctTCGGTTTTACGTTGGACTGAATAATCGGGCatcattttgtaattttcaactcATAAACTTTTGGAGGTCAAAATTTATCGTGTTTCTGAGGGTATAAAGGACACGTATCGTGCAGGATATGATGCTATATTCCTTCGGAACGAGAAGACTTTGACGACCAACTCAGGTTATTCAAACGTTTttaaaaagaaccacatttcaaaaatatttttaattttagatataaagacagtatttaatcgatttggtaccaattttgggcatagtgaggctgctaatccttcctcatgcgtaaccgactcccgaacccgttttctcaaaagttcgtagaccaaaatcattgttttagggaaccaaaaatgttttattaaaataaccaaattcttaggtgatccgatcacaccaaaataaaaagatcggtggcgactccatgttttattttcaaaaagtcgattccccatttttttcattaaaatcaAAACTTTGAAAGATGGTTTCAACAATGCTATATGTGATAATATCAGGCAAAATTTCCAACTTTTCCATTTCTGAGCTTAACTCCACTGCTTCAGAAACATTTCCTGCCCTACAGTAGCCATCGGTCAAGcaattgtagacaaaaatattGGGGAAAGCACCGTACTTAACCATACAAACAAGTAGTTCCTAGCTACCGTCAGTTCACCCACCTTACAAAGTCCATCGATTTAGATACCAAAAGTAACAATATTTCGTACCAACCTATCACTGATCATCATCCTGTGTATTTCCAAGGCTCGGTCGACTCTATCCATCTTGAAATATCCATTCATCAAAACATTATAAGTGTACAAATTTGGAAAGAAATAACTCTCTTTAATCAATCTAAACATACGTTTTGCCTCCAGCATCTTACCTTTATTACAAAGTAACTTTATGACAGTAGTGTAAACGACAACATTGGGTGGAATTCCTTTCATCAACAATTCATAAAACTAGTTGTGTGCCTTTAAAACATCACCTTGAcaacaacaacaatttatcaacACCCCATAAGTAACAACATTAGGCAAAAACGCCCGTGAAAGCAATTCCTTCATCCAACGTGGCAATTTAACTGACCACATCGGccagttaacttgccacatcagCGGTTCTGTTAAGATACTAACGGAAACTGTTAGTCAGT
The Gossypium arboreum isolate Shixiya-1 chromosome 10, ASM2569848v2, whole genome shotgun sequence genome window above contains:
- the LOC108465282 gene encoding pentatricopeptide repeat-containing protein At5g61400-like, which encodes MNKDGVLANSVTYNSLIDGYCKVGSMEKALEICSQMNENGVEPNVITFSTLIDGYCKTGNMEAAVGFYSEMVIKGLVPDVVAYTALINGYWKNGNIKEAFRLHKEMLESGLMPKVFTLSGLIDGLC